The proteins below come from a single Sphingomonas carotinifaciens genomic window:
- a CDS encoding LolA family protein produces the protein MFVSRSILAPVAAAVALVPAPVLAQATGDLAAVQRHLQSVTTMTADFSQTDRAGKVLTGTVTLKKPGKIRFQYEKGVPLLIVAEGGALTFIDYSVRQVQRWPIRNSPLGVLLDPDRDITRFAKIVPSTDQRLVSVEANDPKHPEYGRITLVFARDSAAPAGLMLQGWVALDGQNNRTTIRLSNQRFGAPVSDSTFRWNDPRRGGRQN, from the coding sequence ATGTTCGTTTCGCGTTCCATCCTCGCCCCGGTCGCGGCGGCCGTCGCGCTGGTGCCGGCACCCGTTCTGGCGCAGGCGACCGGCGATCTGGCCGCGGTCCAGCGGCACCTTCAGTCGGTGACGACGATGACCGCCGATTTCAGCCAGACCGATCGCGCCGGCAAGGTGCTGACCGGCACGGTGACGCTGAAGAAGCCGGGCAAGATCCGCTTTCAATATGAAAAGGGCGTGCCCCTGCTGATCGTGGCGGAGGGCGGCGCATTGACCTTTATCGACTATTCGGTGCGGCAGGTGCAGCGCTGGCCGATCCGCAATTCGCCGCTGGGCGTGCTGCTCGATCCCGATCGCGACATCACGCGGTTCGCCAAGATCGTGCCTTCGACGGATCAGCGTCTGGTCTCGGTCGAGGCGAACGATCCGAAGCATCCCGAATATGGCCGGATCACGCTGGTCTTCGCGCGCGATTCGGCGGCCCCCGCCGGATTGATGCTGCAAGGCTGGGTGGCGCTGGACGGCCAGAATAATCGCACCACGATTCGCCTGTCGAACCAGCGCTTCGGCGCGCCGGTCAGCGACAGTACGTTTCGCTGGAACGACCCACGGAGAGGTGGACGGCAAAACTGA
- a CDS encoding exodeoxyribonuclease III, which translates to MKIVSWNINSVRFRIAIVEQFLREVEPDILCLQETKVIDSDFPFDAFRALGYRHIVIHGQRMHHGVAILSRVPIVEDDRLDWQANREARHVGVRLPNGVRLENVYIPAGGDVPDREVNPKFGQKLDFLGRMIDWSQALDCPTILTGDFNIAPLESDVWSHKQLLDVVSHTPIEVETLARLQASNDWVDLGRHFVPAPTRLYTWWSYRAKDWAVSDRGRRLDHMWATRDVAAQASGHTVFEACRSWLKPSDHIPIMTEFDW; encoded by the coding sequence GTGAAGATCGTCTCCTGGAACATCAATTCCGTCCGCTTCCGGATCGCCATCGTCGAGCAGTTCCTGCGCGAGGTCGAACCCGACATCCTGTGCCTTCAGGAAACGAAGGTGATCGACAGCGACTTCCCGTTCGATGCGTTTCGTGCGCTCGGCTACCGCCACATCGTCATCCACGGCCAGCGCATGCACCACGGCGTCGCGATCCTGTCGCGGGTGCCCATCGTCGAGGACGACCGGCTGGACTGGCAGGCGAACAGGGAAGCCCGCCATGTCGGCGTGCGACTGCCGAACGGGGTGCGGCTGGAGAACGTCTATATCCCGGCCGGCGGTGACGTTCCCGACCGCGAGGTGAATCCGAAGTTCGGACAGAAGCTCGATTTCCTCGGCCGCATGATCGATTGGTCGCAGGCGCTGGACTGCCCGACGATCCTGACCGGCGACTTCAACATCGCGCCGCTCGAATCGGACGTGTGGAGCCACAAGCAACTGCTCGACGTCGTCAGCCACACGCCGATCGAGGTGGAGACGCTGGCGCGGCTTCAGGCATCGAACGACTGGGTCGATCTCGGCCGCCACTTCGTGCCCGCGCCGACGCGGCTTTATACCTGGTGGAGCTACCGCGCGAAGGATTGGGCGGTCTCCGACCGTGGTCGCCGGCTCGATCACATGTGGGCGACGCGCGACGTGGCCGCACAGGCGTCCGGACATACCGTGTTCGAGGCGTGCCGCAGTTGGCTGAAGCCGTCCGATCACATCCCGATCATGACCGAGTTCGATTGGTGA
- the ribA gene encoding GTP cyclohydrolase II, with protein sequence MSDARAAARAIDALRRGWPIAIDGITLLAVETADPGRLAAFDTEGAAGILISSGRAATLKLANQVEAADPDSPVLVERAPWIDFPAATALADPQLDLATPLKGPYRTLHLPDARPASAALRLARIAGLLPAFFLGGTAAPEVALTAADIDAHEDADRLAIATRARLPVAGAEDAEIVAFRSPESADEHVALLIGQPNGAPPLVRLHSECLTGDVLGSLKCDCGPQLHAAIHAIADSGWGILLYLRQEGRGIGLVNKLRAYRLQDQGFDTVDANTRLGFAIDARDFGVAARMLALLGQDAVRLLTNNPAKVAGLEAAGIAVAERVPHKLPPNPHNAQYLATKRDRTGHQL encoded by the coding sequence GTGAGCGACGCCCGTGCCGCCGCCCGCGCGATCGATGCCCTGCGCCGTGGCTGGCCGATCGCGATCGACGGGATCACGCTGCTCGCGGTGGAAACCGCCGATCCGGGACGGCTGGCGGCGTTCGATACCGAGGGGGCCGCGGGCATCCTGATCTCGTCGGGGCGCGCCGCGACGCTGAAGCTGGCCAACCAGGTGGAGGCCGCAGATCCCGATTCGCCGGTCCTGGTCGAACGCGCGCCGTGGATCGACTTCCCGGCCGCCACCGCATTGGCCGATCCGCAGCTCGATCTCGCGACGCCGCTGAAGGGGCCCTATCGCACGCTGCACCTGCCCGATGCACGACCGGCGAGCGCCGCCCTGCGCCTTGCCCGCATTGCCGGGCTGCTCCCTGCCTTCTTCCTGGGCGGCACCGCGGCGCCGGAGGTTGCGCTCACCGCAGCCGATATCGACGCGCACGAGGATGCCGACCGCCTCGCCATCGCCACGCGTGCCCGCCTGCCCGTCGCGGGGGCGGAGGACGCAGAGATCGTCGCCTTTCGATCGCCCGAAAGCGCGGACGAGCATGTCGCGCTGCTGATCGGCCAGCCGAATGGCGCGCCGCCGCTGGTACGCCTGCACAGCGAATGCCTGACCGGCGACGTGCTGGGCAGCCTGAAATGCGATTGCGGGCCCCAGCTTCATGCCGCGATCCACGCCATCGCCGACTCGGGCTGGGGCATCCTGCTCTATCTGCGGCAGGAGGGGCGCGGGATCGGCCTGGTCAACAAGCTGCGTGCCTATCGTCTGCAGGACCAGGGATTCGACACGGTCGATGCCAACACCCGGCTCGGCTTCGCGATCGATGCGCGGGACTTCGGCGTCGCGGCGCGCATGCTGGCGCTATTGGGGCAGGATGCGGTGCGGCTGTTGACCAACAACCCCGCCAAGGTCGCCGGGCTGGAGGCCGCCGGCATCGCCGTCGCCGAGCGCGTGCCGCACAAGCTGCCCCCCAATCCGCACAATGCGCAGTATCTCGCCACCAAGCGCGACCGCACCGGCCACCAGCTATAG
- a CDS encoding HAD family hydrolase yields the protein MNHDALLFDFDGVLIESEYEGNRHLAEWLSANGHPHTPEEAMAHYMGLAGPDFVSAIEARIGRALPDSFREAREVENRRVMEAGVDAVAGAVAFVRSLPADLPKAIVSSSHSDWIDRHLRHIGLRDLFGEHVYSGREHVARGKPAPDLYLYAADRLGVPIGACAILEDSPVGATGAVASGAFVIGLCAGQHCGIGHDARLRALGVQAIAHDFAGVRAALGLGD from the coding sequence ATGAACCATGACGCGCTGCTGTTCGATTTCGACGGCGTCCTGATCGAGAGTGAATATGAGGGCAATCGCCATCTCGCCGAATGGCTGAGCGCCAATGGTCATCCGCATACGCCCGAGGAGGCGATGGCGCATTATATGGGGCTGGCCGGACCCGATTTCGTGTCGGCGATCGAGGCGCGGATCGGTCGTGCCTTGCCCGACAGCTTCCGCGAGGCGCGCGAGGTGGAAAATCGGCGCGTGATGGAGGCGGGTGTGGACGCGGTGGCGGGCGCGGTCGCCTTTGTCCGGTCGCTACCGGCGGACCTGCCCAAGGCGATCGTCTCGTCCAGCCATAGCGACTGGATCGACCGGCATCTGCGCCATATCGGGCTGCGCGACCTGTTTGGGGAGCATGTCTATAGCGGGCGCGAGCATGTCGCCCGCGGCAAGCCGGCGCCCGACCTGTATCTCTATGCCGCCGACCGGCTGGGCGTGCCGATCGGGGCGTGTGCGATCTTGGAGGATTCGCCGGTCGGCGCGACCGGCGCAGTGGCAAGCGGGGCGTTCGTCATCGGCCTGTGCGCCGGGCAACATTGCGGCATCGGCCATGACGCGCGCCTGCGGGCGCTGGGCGTGCAGGCGATCGCGCATGATTTTGCTGGGGTGCGGGCGGCGCTGGGGCTGGGCGACTGA
- a CDS encoding YggS family pyridoxal phosphate-dependent enzyme, producing the protein MTEDSAGALAAITDRIARSARIADRRPDAVTLIAISKTQGPEAILPLVEAGHRVFGENRVQEAQGKWPALREAYPDVTLHLVGQLQSNKAADAVALFNAIHSVDRPSLVQALAEAMARQGRRPDCFIQVNIGEEAQKGGCAIADLPALLAGAQSAGLPVKGLMAVPPAGLDAAPYFALLAKLARDHGLEGLSMGMSEDFETAVTIGATHVRIGSALFGARA; encoded by the coding sequence ATGACCGAGGACAGCGCCGGCGCACTTGCCGCCATCACCGACCGTATCGCCCGATCCGCCCGCATCGCCGACCGCCGGCCGGATGCGGTGACGCTGATCGCGATCTCCAAGACGCAAGGCCCCGAAGCGATCCTGCCGCTGGTGGAGGCAGGGCACCGCGTGTTCGGCGAGAATCGGGTACAGGAGGCGCAGGGCAAATGGCCGGCGCTGCGCGAGGCCTATCCCGACGTCACGCTGCATCTGGTCGGCCAGCTCCAGTCGAACAAGGCGGCGGACGCGGTGGCGTTGTTCAATGCGATCCACAGCGTCGATCGCCCGTCACTGGTGCAGGCGCTGGCCGAGGCGATGGCGCGGCAGGGTCGCCGGCCCGATTGCTTTATCCAGGTGAATATCGGCGAAGAGGCGCAAAAGGGCGGATGTGCGATCGCCGATCTGCCGGCGTTGCTGGCCGGGGCACAGAGCGCGGGATTGCCGGTGAAAGGATTGATGGCGGTGCCGCCGGCGGGACTGGATGCGGCGCCCTATTTCGCCCTGCTGGCGAAACTGGCGCGGGATCACGGGCTGGAGGGCCTGAGCATGGGGATGAGCGAGGATTTCGAAACCGCGGTGACGATCGGGGCGACGCATGTCCGCATCGGCAGCGCGCTGTTCGGAGCGCGGGCATGA
- a CDS encoding thiamine phosphate synthase produces the protein MTWLMTDERLGDTLWRALRALPPGSGVVFRHYATPRRARHALLRRLWRLTRARRLVLVVARGPAIGEGRHAAPCSAGLTTWPAHDDREAIIASRAGADMLFVSPVHPTRSHPGEGALGAGRAARIGSRLDLPRIALGGMDARRFRRLRGFHGWAAIDAWRPCPDQKRKAVPR, from the coding sequence GTGACCTGGCTGATGACCGACGAGCGGCTGGGCGACACGCTATGGCGGGCGCTCCGCGCGCTGCCGCCGGGATCGGGCGTCGTGTTCCGGCATTATGCCACTCCGCGCCGCGCCCGCCACGCGCTGCTGCGTCGCCTATGGCGGTTGACCCGGGCAAGACGGCTGGTGCTGGTGGTCGCCCGTGGCCCGGCGATCGGTGAAGGACGTCATGCCGCCCCCTGCTCGGCCGGGCTTACGACCTGGCCGGCACATGACGACCGCGAGGCGATCATCGCATCGCGCGCGGGCGCGGACATGCTGTTCGTCTCGCCCGTCCACCCCACCCGCTCGCATCCGGGCGAAGGCGCACTGGGCGCGGGCCGGGCCGCGCGAATCGGCTCACGCCTCGATCTGCCGCGGATCGCCCTAGGCGGTATGGACGCCCGGCGATTCAGGCGCCTGCGCGGATTTCACGGATGGGCAGCGATCGACGCCTGGCGGCCCTGCCCCGATCAGAAGCGGAAGGCAGTGCCCAGATAA
- a CDS encoding porin, with protein MKIGRVMIGIAAGALVAAGALVAPAFGATEVRNKLPPKRAGFSFRGGAGFTPSSADPRLAAVFARGGIDAGDFRFTPAETQRGNRSVSVAVKAQTSRSAETKVAAVTSPVVGLTPISYNLGVAVGWKQFAVSGDVNRVDLAGLPGSREAADVAVSYSGTRFTGRVKAMADRPMQNGPALVDDMSSYALDVGGSYSLTRNLDVTAGVRYRSDRERLTRVDERRDSQAVYLGTAFRF; from the coding sequence GTGAAGATCGGTCGGGTGATGATCGGGATTGCTGCGGGAGCGCTGGTCGCTGCCGGTGCGCTCGTCGCGCCTGCGTTCGGCGCCACCGAAGTGCGCAACAAGCTGCCACCCAAGCGCGCCGGCTTCTCGTTCCGCGGAGGCGCGGGCTTCACGCCGTCGTCGGCCGACCCGCGACTCGCTGCTGTCTTCGCACGCGGCGGGATCGATGCGGGCGACTTCCGCTTCACGCCGGCCGAGACCCAGCGCGGGAATCGCTCGGTCAGCGTCGCGGTAAAGGCGCAGACCAGCCGATCCGCCGAAACCAAGGTTGCGGCGGTCACGTCGCCGGTCGTCGGGCTGACGCCGATCTCCTATAATCTGGGCGTCGCTGTCGGCTGGAAGCAGTTTGCGGTGTCGGGCGACGTCAATCGCGTCGATCTGGCGGGCCTGCCCGGCAGCCGCGAGGCCGCCGATGTCGCGGTCAGCTATTCGGGCACGCGCTTCACCGGCCGGGTGAAGGCGATGGCCGACCGGCCGATGCAGAATGGCCCGGCTCTGGTCGATGACATGTCCAGCTATGCGCTGGATGTCGGCGGCTCCTATTCGCTGACCCGCAACCTGGATGTGACGGCGGGCGTGCGGTATCGCTCCGATCGGGAGCGCCTGACGCGCGTCGACGAACGCCGCGACAGCCAGGCCGTTTATCTGGGCACTGCCTTCCGCTTCTGA
- a CDS encoding DUF3576 domain-containing protein: MLRRSATAFAVLAALSLGACAGGGDRPTGDLAASKVTTIGVNSYLWRASLDALSFMPLVQTDSNGGVIVTDWYVNPQVPTERMKVTVTILDQDLRADALRVAALREVNRGGQWVAAPVAAATTQKLEDIILTKARDLRRGAISG; encoded by the coding sequence ATGCTTCGCCGTTCAGCCACCGCGTTCGCGGTTCTTGCCGCCTTGTCGCTGGGCGCCTGTGCCGGCGGCGGCGATCGGCCCACGGGCGATCTGGCGGCGTCCAAGGTCACCACGATCGGCGTGAACAGCTATCTGTGGCGCGCCAGCCTCGATGCGCTCAGCTTCATGCCGCTGGTGCAGACCGATTCCAATGGCGGCGTCATCGTCACCGACTGGTACGTCAATCCGCAGGTCCCGACCGAGCGGATGAAGGTCACCGTCACCATCCTCGACCAGGATCTGCGTGCCGATGCGCTGCGCGTCGCGGCGCTGCGCGAGGTGAACCGCGGGGGCCAGTGGGTGGCCGCGCCCGTCGCGGCGGCAACCACGCAGAAGCTGGAAGACATCATCCTGACCAAGGCACGCGACCTGCGCCGCGGCGCCATTTCGGGCTAA
- the leuS gene encoding leucine--tRNA ligase, with the protein MASRFNALKADAAWQRVWEDRRTFAADDHSPKPRTYVLEMFPYPSGRIHMGHVRNYTMGDVLARYRRMTGHEVLHPMGWDAFGMPAENAAMEKGVHPGGWTRDNIATMRAQLKRLGFALDWTRELATCEPNYYGHEQALFLDLLAAGLVYRKESAVNWDPVDMTVLANEQVIDGRGWRSGALVEKRKLNQWFLKITQFGDELLEGLTTLDHWPDKVKLMQENWIGRSRGLTFRFAPNAPLADPIEVYSTRPDTIFGASFVAIAADHPVAQALAAGNADAAAFIQRCKEGGTTAAELETQEKLGFDTGYTVAHPFDPAWALPVYIANFVLMDYGTGAVMGVPAHDQRDLDFARKYGLDVRRVVADGDAVDPVFQGDTAYTGAGTIVNSALLDGMTVEDAKRAVITRAEGGGWGQGSTVFRLRDWGVSRQRYWGTPIPIIHCQDCGAVPVPKDQLPVTLPEDVSFAVPGNPLDRHATWKHVACPACGKDAVRETDTLDTFVDSSWYFIRFASQPDDRPFDRAVAERWLPVGQYIGGVEHAILHLLYARFWTRALKHIGLIDVAEPFAGLFTQGMVTHETYKSWDNRWLSPAEVENGIEIASGKPITVGRIEKMSKSKKNTVDPEPIVDQYGADAVRWFMLSDSPPERDLPWSEAGIEGSWRFVQRLWRLFENVGETGSDAPDKALARKLHQTIAGVAEDIEALAFNKAVAKLYELVNAVEKAPAGVTRTDAIRTLLLLVAPMVPHLAEEAWATIGTGGLIADAPWPSVDAALLVEDEVTIAIQVNGKLRDTLTVPKGMAKDRLEEAALASERIVQLLEGKAPRKVIVVPDRLVNVVA; encoded by the coding sequence ATGGCTTCGCGTTTCAACGCGCTCAAGGCGGATGCGGCGTGGCAGCGCGTCTGGGAAGACCGACGTACCTTTGCCGCCGACGATCATAGTCCAAAGCCGCGTACCTATGTGCTGGAGATGTTCCCCTACCCGTCGGGGCGCATCCATATGGGCCATGTCCGCAACTACACGATGGGCGACGTGCTGGCACGCTATCGGCGAATGACGGGGCATGAGGTCCTTCACCCGATGGGCTGGGACGCGTTCGGCATGCCCGCCGAAAACGCCGCCATGGAAAAGGGCGTGCATCCCGGCGGCTGGACCCGCGACAACATCGCCACGATGCGCGCACAGTTGAAGCGGCTCGGCTTCGCGCTCGACTGGACGCGTGAGCTCGCCACCTGCGAGCCGAACTATTACGGCCACGAACAGGCGCTGTTCCTCGACCTGCTGGCGGCGGGCCTCGTCTATCGCAAGGAATCGGCGGTCAACTGGGACCCGGTCGACATGACCGTGCTCGCCAACGAGCAGGTGATCGACGGTCGCGGCTGGCGCTCGGGCGCGCTCGTCGAGAAGCGCAAGCTGAACCAGTGGTTCCTGAAGATCACGCAATTCGGCGACGAACTGCTGGAAGGGCTCACCACGCTCGATCACTGGCCCGACAAGGTCAAGCTGATGCAGGAAAACTGGATCGGCCGCAGCCGGGGCCTTACCTTCCGCTTCGCGCCCAATGCGCCGCTGGCCGACCCGATCGAGGTCTATTCGACACGCCCCGACACGATTTTCGGTGCCAGCTTCGTGGCGATCGCCGCGGATCACCCGGTCGCGCAGGCACTGGCCGCCGGCAATGCCGACGCCGCCGCTTTCATCCAGCGGTGCAAGGAAGGCGGCACCACGGCTGCCGAGCTGGAAACGCAGGAGAAGCTGGGCTTCGACACCGGCTACACCGTGGCGCATCCCTTCGATCCCGCATGGGCACTGCCGGTCTACATCGCCAACTTCGTGCTGATGGATTACGGCACCGGCGCGGTGATGGGCGTGCCGGCGCATGACCAGCGCGATCTGGATTTCGCGCGCAAATACGGGCTCGACGTACGCCGCGTCGTGGCCGACGGTGACGCGGTCGATCCGGTGTTCCAGGGCGATACCGCCTATACCGGTGCCGGCACCATCGTGAACTCCGCGCTGCTCGACGGCATGACCGTCGAGGATGCCAAGCGGGCCGTGATCACCCGGGCCGAGGGCGGAGGCTGGGGTCAGGGCTCTACCGTCTTCCGCCTGCGCGACTGGGGTGTCAGTCGCCAGCGCTACTGGGGCACGCCGATCCCGATCATCCATTGCCAGGATTGCGGCGCGGTTCCGGTCCCCAAGGACCAGTTGCCCGTCACCCTGCCCGAGGACGTGTCCTTTGCCGTGCCCGGCAATCCGCTCGACCGGCACGCGACGTGGAAGCACGTCGCCTGTCCCGCCTGCGGCAAGGATGCGGTACGCGAAACCGACACGCTCGACACCTTTGTCGATTCGTCCTGGTACTTCATCCGCTTCGCCAGCCAGCCCGACGACAGGCCCTTTGACCGTGCGGTCGCCGAGCGCTGGCTGCCCGTGGGGCAGTATATCGGCGGGGTCGAGCATGCGATCCTGCATCTGCTCTATGCCCGCTTCTGGACGCGTGCGCTGAAACATATCGGCCTGATCGACGTGGCCGAACCCTTTGCCGGCCTGTTCACGCAGGGCATGGTGACGCACGAGACGTACAAGTCGTGGGACAATCGCTGGCTCTCGCCCGCCGAGGTCGAGAATGGCATCGAGATCGCCAGCGGCAAGCCGATTACCGTCGGACGCATCGAGAAGATGTCCAAGTCCAAGAAGAACACGGTCGATCCGGAGCCCATCGTCGACCAGTATGGCGCCGACGCGGTGCGCTGGTTCATGCTGTCCGACAGCCCGCCCGAACGCGATCTCCCTTGGTCAGAGGCCGGTATCGAGGGCTCGTGGCGCTTCGTGCAGCGTTTGTGGCGCCTGTTCGAGAATGTCGGCGAAACCGGCAGCGACGCGCCCGACAAGGCACTGGCCCGCAAGCTGCACCAGACCATCGCCGGCGTGGCCGAGGATATCGAAGCGCTGGCCTTCAACAAGGCGGTGGCCAAGCTGTACGAGCTGGTCAACGCGGTGGAAAAGGCACCGGCAGGCGTGACCCGGACCGATGCGATCCGCACCCTGTTGCTGCTCGTGGCGCCGATGGTGCCGCATCTCGCCGAGGAAGCCTGGGCGACGATCGGCACCGGCGGCCTGATTGCCGATGCGCCGTGGCCCAGCGTCGATGCCGCGCTGCTGGTGGAGGACGAGGTGACGATCGCGATCCAGGTCAATGGAAAGCTGCGCGATACCCTGACCGTGCCCAAGGGCATGGCAAAGGACAGGCTGGAGGAAGCGGCCTTGGCTTCCGAGCGCATCGTCCAGTTGCTGGAGGGCAAGGCGCCGCGCAAGGTCATCGTCGTGCCTGACCGTCTGGTCAACGTCGTCGCATGA
- the lptE gene encoding LPS assembly lipoprotein LptE gives MKAPLALMALSLTLAGCGLKPLYAGGGSGAVANALTQVEVAPIEGKAGWLVGNALRDRLVGGGGDGSGGARYRLDVRLDDQIRGLGVRADDSVTRERRTLRARYQLIDTGNNAVLLDASAGSDAGIDVVQSEYATIAAENTALERLSEIVADQIVARLATYARTQPTAP, from the coding sequence ATGAAAGCCCCCCTTGCCCTGATGGCGCTTAGCCTGACGCTTGCCGGCTGCGGGCTGAAGCCGCTGTATGCCGGCGGCGGCAGCGGCGCGGTCGCCAACGCGCTGACCCAGGTCGAGGTCGCCCCGATCGAGGGCAAGGCCGGCTGGCTGGTTGGCAACGCCCTGCGCGACCGGCTGGTCGGCGGCGGTGGTGATGGCAGCGGCGGCGCGCGCTATCGTCTCGATGTGCGTCTCGATGACCAGATCCGCGGACTCGGCGTGCGTGCTGATGACAGCGTGACGCGGGAGCGGCGTACGCTGCGCGCGCGCTATCAATTGATCGACACCGGCAACAACGCGGTGCTGCTCGATGCCAGCGCGGGGTCAGATGCGGGGATCGACGTGGTGCAGTCTGAATATGCCACGATTGCGGCGGAAAACACGGCACTGGAACGACTTTCCGAGATCGTCGCCGACCAGATCGTCGCCCGCCTCGCCACCTACGCGCGCACTCAACCAACCGCCCCGTGA
- the holA gene encoding DNA polymerase III subunit delta has product MKASSNQIRQALDKPSPDIRLYLLHGPDEATAADLAHRLAKAMGPEAERIDLDPATLKNDPARLADEAASLSLFGGARYVRVTAVGEEGLAAFSTLLDADRAGNPVVAIAPSVKTSARIVKLATDSPRAMAFGCYAPSAADAERMVMMLAGELGMRPTTGVARRLVDATAADRSVLMRELEKLALYLDAAPDRVRELDHDALDAVGADLGEAEMGQAVEAVVEGRVADLGGELTLLDEGGASPIPWLRALSRRLVALAEMRADIETGEPVDAVMKRHRVFFRDEAQTARALRRWTPMMLSRALARIRAAERAVVAPGNAGSVLAEAEATVIAQGIARRG; this is encoded by the coding sequence GTGAAAGCCAGCTCCAACCAGATCCGTCAGGCACTGGATAAGCCCAGCCCCGATATCCGCCTCTACCTCCTACACGGTCCCGACGAAGCGACCGCCGCCGATCTCGCCCATCGCCTAGCCAAAGCGATGGGGCCAGAGGCCGAACGGATCGACCTTGATCCCGCGACCTTGAAGAACGATCCTGCGCGTCTGGCGGATGAAGCCGCCTCGCTGTCCCTATTCGGTGGGGCGCGTTACGTGCGCGTCACGGCGGTGGGCGAAGAGGGTTTGGCGGCCTTTTCGACGCTGCTCGATGCGGATCGTGCCGGTAATCCGGTCGTTGCGATCGCGCCAAGCGTCAAGACCAGCGCCCGCATCGTCAAGTTGGCGACCGATTCGCCCCGTGCGATGGCATTCGGATGTTACGCGCCCAGCGCCGCCGATGCAGAGCGGATGGTCATGATGCTGGCCGGTGAATTGGGGATGCGCCCCACCACAGGCGTTGCCCGGCGGCTGGTGGATGCAACCGCGGCCGACCGTTCCGTCCTGATGCGGGAACTGGAAAAGCTGGCACTGTATCTCGACGCAGCACCGGATCGCGTTCGCGAGCTTGATCACGACGCTCTCGACGCCGTGGGTGCCGATCTCGGCGAAGCGGAGATGGGCCAGGCGGTCGAGGCCGTCGTCGAGGGTCGCGTCGCCGATCTGGGCGGCGAATTGACACTGCTGGATGAGGGGGGCGCCTCCCCCATCCCCTGGTTACGCGCTCTTTCCCGCCGTCTGGTCGCGCTGGCGGAGATGCGGGCCGATATCGAAACCGGCGAACCAGTGGATGCCGTCATGAAGCGTCACCGCGTCTTCTTCCGCGATGAGGCACAGACAGCCCGTGCGCTACGCCGGTGGACGCCCATGATGCTCTCCCGTGCGCTGGCCCGCATTCGCGCGGCCGAGCGCGCCGTTGTCGCGCCCGGCAATGCCGGATCGGTTCTTGCCGAAGCGGAAGCGACGGTGATCGCCCAAGGTATCGCTCGACGCGGCTGA
- a CDS encoding ParB/RepB/Spo0J family partition protein, which yields MSTETAKRPRPGLGRGLNALLGEIAREAPVKPGMDQSQSGVRMLPVGALSPHPDQPRRRFDEAALDELAGSIAARGLIQPIVVRPHGKEYQIVAGERRWRAAQRARLHEVPVVVREFNDAETLEIALVENIQRQDLNAIEEAQAYQRLAGEFGHTQEALAKIVHKSRSHVANLLRLLELPASVQAQVVDGSLSMGHARALLGAQDVEGLADQVVSRGLSVRETEKLTREAKGRASTSEGQRDAGGATRNAGTGTGGTSMDSPDADIAALENQLADLLGLSVRIAHSGEGGTLTLSYSTLDQLDMVCQRLTGEGI from the coding sequence ATGAGCACGGAAACGGCCAAGCGCCCGCGTCCCGGCCTTGGCCGTGGCCTGAACGCGCTGTTGGGTGAGATCGCGCGTGAGGCGCCGGTCAAGCCGGGGATGGACCAGTCGCAGTCCGGCGTGCGTATGCTGCCCGTCGGTGCCTTGTCGCCACATCCGGATCAGCCGCGCCGCCGGTTTGATGAAGCGGCGCTGGACGAACTTGCGGGATCGATCGCAGCACGTGGACTGATCCAGCCGATCGTCGTGCGCCCGCATGGCAAAGAATATCAGATCGTCGCTGGAGAGCGACGCTGGCGGGCGGCGCAACGTGCCAGACTGCACGAGGTGCCCGTCGTCGTTCGCGAGTTCAACGACGCCGAGACGCTGGAAATTGCACTTGTCGAGAATATTCAGCGGCAGGATCTGAACGCGATCGAGGAGGCACAAGCCTATCAGCGATTGGCCGGCGAGTTCGGTCACACGCAGGAGGCTCTGGCGAAGATCGTCCACAAATCGCGCAGCCATGTCGCCAATCTGTTGCGCCTGCTGGAACTGCCGGCGAGTGTGCAGGCACAGGTGGTGGATGGATCGCTGTCCATGGGGCATGCACGCGCCTTGCTCGGCGCGCAGGACGTGGAAGGCTTGGCCGATCAGGTGGTAAGCCGTGGCTTGTCCGTTCGGGAAACCGAAAAGCTGACCCGCGAGGCGAAGGGCAGGGCATCGACGAGTGAGGGCCAGCGGGACGCAGGCGGCGCAACACGCAACGCCGGCACCGGCACCGGCGGGACGAGCATGGATTCCCCTGATGCCGATATTGCAGCGTTGGAGAATCAACTTGCTGACCTGCTCGGCCTGTCGGTGAGGATAGCGCATTCCGGGGAAGGTGGGACGCTGACCTTGAGCTACTCGACACTCGATCAACTGGACATGGTGTGCCAGCGACTGACCGGAGAAGGCATTTAG